The following are from one region of the Trichoderma breve strain T069 chromosome 5, whole genome shotgun sequence genome:
- a CDS encoding alpha/beta hydrolase fold domain-containing protein, with protein MTLLFYMISALVLLSTEPLAEAAKSSISPFKIDLSHRVPHMVDMIKRTQLPPSDLDIAVNSRNDSTNTGISLSKLESLCSQWLHDFDWEKEQLELNRLKHFTTIIEGQTIHFIHEVSQARNSIPLILLHGWPGSFLEMLPVINNLTLKNNSHMASSDEVSFDVVIPSLPGFGFSSPTPKNWTIDDTARVFNTLMQEVLGYDTYAVHGSDWGAFIGWSLYNSYPNSVRATHMALFPELPLQPEQLDAENITLSREDAFSEQLWVDNSVGGSAYAVQQRTKPNTIGLALYDNPVGQLAWIAEKYISWSDPRRGTGPSVLNDHEILRVVSLYYLTQSFTSAAYIYNQNPSSFAVPLSKAKTDAPFLFSSFKYDTFFIPEQIIGPLTNLVYYKSWDFGGHFCGLDNPPALVQGLREIKKYWHY; from the exons ATGACGCTGCTGTTTTACATGATTTCTGCTCTGGTGCTTCTAAGCACAGAGCCCCTGGCTGAAGCAGCCAAGTCTAGCATATCCCCTTTTAAGATTGACCTCTCTCATCGCGTACCGCACATGGTCGATATGATAAAGAGAACTCAGTTACCTCCGAGCGATTTAGACATTGCTGTCAACAGCAGGAATGATTCAACGAACACCGGCATATCTTTATCCAAGCTCGAGAGTCTCTGTAGCCAATGGCTACATGATTTCGACTGGGAAAAAGAACAACTTGAACTGAATCG GCTGAAACATTTTACTACAATTATTGAAGGCCAAACAATTCACTTTATCCATGAAGTCTCCCAAGCGCGGAACTCTATTCCGCTCATCCTACTTCACGGTTGGCCAGGATCGTTTTTGGAAATGTTACCTGTCATAAATAATTTGACTCTCAAGAATAATTCGCATATGGCCAGCTCCGACGAGGTGTCGTTTGATGTCGTtattccctctcttcctgGATtcggcttctcttcccctaCCCCAAAGAATTGGACCATTGATGACACTGCACGTGTATTCAACACCCTCATGCAGGAAGTACTGGGTTATGATACCTATGCAGTTCATGGTTCTGACTGGGGAGCCTTCATTGGCTGGTCACTGTATAATTCCTACCCCAACTCTGTTCGCGCCACTCACATGGCGCTTTTCCCAGAGCTTCCACTACAACCCGAACAGCTGGATGCAGAGAATATAACGCTTTCTAGAGAGGATGCCTTCAGCGAGCAACTCTGGGTTGACAATTCTGTCGGTGGCAGTGCATATGCAGTTCAACAGAGAACTAAA CCAAATACAATTGGTTTGGCATTGTACGATAATCCAGTTGGCCAACTTGCGTGGATTGCTGAGAAATATATCTCTT GGTCCGATCCGCGACGTGGCACCGGGCCGTCTGTTTTAAATGACCATGAAATCCTTCGGGTCGTCTCGCTCTATTATCTCACACAGTCGTTCACTTCCGCTGCTTACATATATAACCAGAATCCGTCATCATTTGCCGTTCCTCTGTCGAAAGCGAAAACAGATGCcccatttctcttttccagTTTTAAATATGATACATTCTTCATCCCAGAACAGATTATAGGTCCTCTGACGAATCTTGTCTACTATAAAT CGTGGGATTTTGGTGGACATTTTTGTGGCTTGGACAATCCGCCTGCTCTTGTTCAGGGTCTAAGGGAAATCAAGAAATACTGGCATTACTGA
- a CDS encoding tannase and feruloyl esterase domain-containing protein, with translation MAKLSLLHLLATLVACAAADGEVSRHPRQSCAHLKAPCIPGAEIISINGTELWNYTVPAVPGLLPSPVSGLDVCAVDVVLTHPGAHDKVLVKVWMPLEGWNGRFQANGGVGYAAGELELTLGPTIKQGYSSASTDAGVGFNPSSPEAWALRPDGSVNRDALINFSYRSVHDMALVGKEITEQFYGQKPKYSYWNGCSTGGRQAMVAAQRYPDLFDGILAGAPAIYWPTYVIAEQWPQVVMKMEKSFPSPCELKAFTDAAIAECDGLDGIVDGVINDPDICHFNPYALVGRKIPCDGVNVTITEATASVVQKVLQGPFGPDGESRWYGLNPGAALDSLTNTNVTHGKRVGLPFFVNDAWIKYWIAKDPNYDLSKIDYATLDRLFARSDKEYDAIIGTDNPNLSGFQKSGGKLLMWHGLSDQLIFPKGTVEYRNRVERLMGGSEKVNEFFRLFLAPGVDHCAGTPSLGAVPTDPLAALVNWVENKRAPLSLAAEIAGSQGGARIICPYPQIATYIGGDTKSASSFKCI, from the coding sequence ATGGCAAAACTTTCCCTCCTACATCTTTTGGCTACACTTGTGGCCTGTGCCGCTGCTGATGGAGAAGTTTCTCGACACCCAAGGCAATCATGTGCCCATCTTAAAGCTCCATGCATCCCAGGTGCCGAAATCATATCGATTAATGGGACAGAGTTATGGAATTATACCGTCCCCGCCGTCCCAGGGCTTCTTCCAAGTCCAGTTTCCGGTCTGGACGTATGTGCAGTTGATGTGGTTCTTACCCATCCAGGCGCACATGACAAAGTTCTCGTCAAAGTCTGGATGCCTCTGGAGGGTTGGAATGGGAGATTTCAAGCCAACGGGGGAGTCGGTTATGCAGCcggcgagctggagcttACCCTAGGTCCTACCATTAAGCAGGGATACTCCTCCGCATCTACCGATGCTGGTGTAGGCTTCAACCCTTCGTCGCCTGAGGCTTGGGCCTTACGACCAGACGGTTCTGTGAACCGAGATGCACTCATCAATTTCTCCTATCGCTCAGTCCATGATATGGCGTTAGTCGGCAAAGAGATTACGGAGCAGTTTTATGGTCAGAAGCCCAAATACTCATATTGGAACGGATGTTCAACAGGCGGACGGCAGGCAATGGTTGCGGCGCAGAGATACCCAGATCTTTTTGATGGGATTCTAGCAGGTGCTCCTGCAATCTACTGGCCAACATATGTTATTGCAGAGCAATGGCCGCAGGTGGttatgaagatggaaaagtcGTTTCCTTCACCTTGCGAGCTAAAGGCATTTACCGACGCCGCTATTGCTGAATGCGACGGATTGGACggcatcgtcgacggcgTCATCAATGATCCAGACATTTGCCACTTTAATCCATACGCGCTGGTTGGACGAAAGATTCCTTGTGATGGAGTGAATGTGACCATCACAGAAGCAACCGCCAGTGTTGTTCAGAAGGTGCTCCAAGGTCCCTTTGGACCAGATGGAGAGTCAAGGTGGTATGGCCTCAATCCTGGCGCTGCGCTAGACAGCCTTACGAACACCAATGTAACTCATGGGAAACGAGTCGGCCTTCCCTTTTTCGTCAACGATGCTTGGATCAAATACTGGATCGCGAAAGACCCCAATTATGATCTGAGCAAAATCGACTATGCCACACTAGACCGGCTCTTTGCCCGGTCAGACAAGGAATATGACGCCATCATCGGAACCGATAATCCTAACCTGTCCGGATTCCAAAAGTCGGGCGGGAAATTGCTAATGTGGCACGGCCTTTCCGATCAGCTTATTTTCCCCAAAGGTACAGTCGAATACCGGAACAGAGTTGAGCGACTGATGGGTGGCTCTGAAAAAGTCAACGAGTTCTTTCGGCTTTTCCTTGCCCCCGGTGTGGACCATTGCGCAGGCACTCCGTCTCTCGGGGCGGTGCCCACGGATCCGCTTGCGGCTCTGGTAAACTGGGTGGAAAACAAGAGGGCGCCTCTCAGCTTGGCTGCGGAGATAGCGGGATCTCAAGGCGGCGCTCGCATTATCTGTCCTTATCCCCAGATTGCCACGTACATTGGAGGAGACACAAAGTCCGCCAGTAGCTTCAAGTGCATCTGA